In Chrysemys picta bellii isolate R12L10 chromosome 3, ASM1138683v2, whole genome shotgun sequence, a single genomic region encodes these proteins:
- the LOC135982468 gene encoding uncharacterized protein LOC135982468: MQSSPAVMAVQSVNRKRAPAWTDREVLDLIAVWGDESVLSELRSKRRNAKIYEMIFKDMAERGYSRDATQCRVKIKELRQGYQKTKEANGRSGSHPQTSRFYEALHSILGAAATTTPPVTVDSEDGIVSTAGSSDMLGDGEDVEGDEEGGAVGSAHNADFPDSQDLFITLTEIPYEASPAVTPDTESGEGSATPSATVSQPSLESHSQRLARIRRRKRRTREDMFSELMACSQAQAAQQTQWRENLTRMHQANMDREERWRQEDQQATQTLLGLLREQTDTLRRLVDVLQERRQEDRAPLQSISNRPPLPPSPIPTTPKVQRRRGGRVPAKSHSTPAESSSSRRLFPKI; this comes from the exons atgcagagctctccagcagtgatggccgtgcagtctgtgaatagaaagagggccccagcatggactgatcgggaagtcttggatctcatcgctgtgtggggcgatgagtccgtgctttccgagctgcgatccaaaagacggaatgcaaagatctacgagatgATCtttaaagacatggcagagagaggatacagccgggatgcaacgcagtgccgcgtgaaaatcaaggagctgagacaaggctaccagaagaccaaagaggcaaacggacgctccggatcccatccccagacatcccgtttctacgaggcactgcattccatcctcggtgcggccgccaccactaccccaccagtgaccgtggactctgaggatgggatagtgtccacggcgggttcctccgacatgttaggggacggggaagatgtggaaggagatgaggagggcggggcagtcggcagcgctcacaacgctgatttccccgacagccaggatctcttcatcacccttacagagatcccctacgaagcgtccccagccgttaccccggacacagaatctggggaaggatcagcca ccccatctgcgactgtctcacaacctagcctggaatcacactcccagaggctagcgcggattaggcgtaggaagaggaggacacgggaggacatgttctctgagcttatggcctgttcccaagcccaggcagcacagcagacccagtggcgggagaacttgacccgaatgcaccaagccaacatggatcgggaggagaggtggcggcaggaagaccagcaggcgactcaaacgctgcttggactactgagggagcaaacggacacgctccggcgccttgtggatgttctgcaggaacggaggcaggaggacagagccccgctgcagtccatctctaaccgccctcccctgccaccaagtcccatacccaccacacccaaagtgcaaagaaggagaggcggcagagtccctgctaagtctcactccacccctgcagagagctctagtagcagaaggctatttcccaaaatttga